The following are encoded in a window of Sebastes umbrosus isolate fSebUmb1 chromosome 7, fSebUmb1.pri, whole genome shotgun sequence genomic DNA:
- the LOC119490792 gene encoding uncharacterized protein LOC119490792 isoform X3 — MGGLLSKGAAAKKETDFNNGKANDLTGNPNNTANTSQGLGPTQLTSHQLEPSNAVRVTQHNMSLAKPKDNKTSTPKPMLQQATPARPTAEPCDGVKGTAGKADNLKSDILQRLQDVCDELNKQQSFRPSAQQAQQQAKRVQHQRKQQKNRRMTYDHTQHKETTEAPLQTVRTVAPCESVHNSDASASVQVPAQVLCKDTSPQVECGFGSKKQQEMIPQLPASKMQAPVHHPGKGMVREEILHSKEAETHRKTKIHKPPSQKFHRVLSPVKEESTDSTCQATDETHDIAQLNTTTEQGIAEEPAAMPTKPPDHSRQMSSQPKAQDNNEENALHEHCLNRDNTTYIDGDYIYIFSAKSKSGRVIASKMRLSQKLGEEIKAQLGDDDKSSVATVQESPQQQGGTVMEENTTKKHNEPHQTPQPNKADNGSTCIQKVKMKTPASQVPVVEGLPRAAAHNPTTDTSIRLQHELKVPLPQDTAVRPKTKCTLNAFNQNQPKNTGNVTMRDEEMNEKNGQVEKEKQEHAISSAVNPAAEGRWHPFTVNQSCSSKARCRHNPGTGLLPNVQNWFKDCPHHLCGDQSKTRRLHSSERDRGGKRFSSIRHGRLKDQCVGFGSI, encoded by the exons ATGGGTGGTTTACTGTCAAAAGGAGCAGCGGCTAAAAAGGAGACTGACTTTAACAATGGCAAAGCAAATGATTTGACTGGAAACCCCAATAACACTGCCAACACTAGTCAAGGACTAGGCCCTACTCAACTTACTAGTCATCAACTGGAACCCAGCAATG CTGTAAGAGTGACTCAACACAACATGTCTCTTGCAAAACCTAAGGATAACAAGACCAGTACTCCAAAACCAATGCTCCAACAGGCTACACCTGCAAGACCAACTGCTGAGCCATGTGATGGTGTGAAAGGAACTGCAGGGAAAGCGGACAATCTGAAGTCAGACATCTTACAGAGACTTCAGGATGTATGTGATGAATTAAACAAGCAGCAGTCCTTCAGACCTTCAGCACAACAAGCGCAGCAACAGGCAAAACGTGTGCAGCACCAGAGAaagcaacagaaaaacagacgGATGACGTATGACCATACTCAACATAAGGAAACTACGGAGGCACCACTACAGACAGTAAGGACTGTTGCACCCTGTGAGTCTGTCCATAATTCAGACGCATCTGCCTCAGTCCAAGTACCGGCACAGGTGCTCTGCAAAGACACCTCACCTCAGGTAGAATGCGG CTTTGGGAGTAAAAAGCAGCAAGAGATGATCCCTCAACTTCCTGCCTCTAAAATGCAAGCACCTGTGCATCATCCAGGCAAGGGAATGGTCAGAGAAGAAATCCTGCACAGCAAAGAAGCGGAGACACACAGGAAAACAAAGATCCACAAGCCACCAAGTCAAAAATTCCATCGTGTTCTCTCTCCTGTGAAGGAAGAGAGCACCGACTCGACCTGCCAGGCAACAGACGAGACCCACGATATTGCACAGCTAAACACAACCACAGAACAGGGTATTGCTGAAGAGCCTGCCGCCATGCCTACTAAGCCACCCGACCATTCAAGACAAATGTCAAGTCAGCCAAAGGCTCAGGACAACAATGAGGAAAATGCACTACACGAACACTGCTTGAACCGCGACAATACCACCTACATAGATGgggactatatatatatcttcagTGCCAAATCAAAAAGCGGCCGTGTTATAGCTTCCAAAATGAGGCTAAGTCAGAAACTAGGAGAGGAAATAAAGGCTCAGCTAGGAGATGACGATAAGAGCTCTGTCGCCACTGTGCAAGAGAGTCCACAGCAGCAAGGTGGCACTGTCATGGAAGAAAACACAACCAAGAAACACAATGAGCCACACCAAACACCTCAACCCAACAAAGCTGACAACGGGAGCACTTGCATACAGAAAGTCAAGATGAAAACGCCGGCATCACAGGTCCCAGTAGTTGAAGGGTTACCTAGAGCTGCCGCTCATAACCCAACAACAGACACAAGCATCAGACTCCAGCATGAACTTAAGGTTCCCCTACCTCAAGATACTGCTGTTAGGCCAAAGACAAAATGCACACTCAATGCATTCAATCAAAACCAACCTAAGAATACAGGAAATGTCACGAtgagagatgaagagatgaatGAGAAGAATGGTCAGgttgaaaaggaaaaacaggAGCATGCCATCAGCTCTGCAGTAAATCCTGCTGCTGAGGGTCGCTGGCACCCGTTTACAGTGAATCAGTCCTGCTCCAGCAAAGCGCGCTGTCGACATAACCCGGGGACAGGTTTGCTACCAAACGTCCAAAACTG GTTTAAAGATTGCCCACACCACCTGTGTGGTGACCAGAGTAAGACTCGCAGATTGCACAGCtccgagagagacagaggagggaaaagATTCTCATCAATAAGACATGGTaggttaaaggaccagtgtgtaggatttggctccatctag
- the LOC119490792 gene encoding uncharacterized protein LOC119490792 isoform X2 — MGGLLSKGAAAKKETDFNNGKANDLTGNPNNTANTSQGLGPTQLTSHQLEPSNGNEAMLTRMHQVPAVDASQNREQSIHKEVNISQDADPVKHIPYLPSAVRVTQHNMSLAKPKDNKTSTPKPMLQQATPARPTAEPCDGVKGTAGKADNLKSDILQRLQDVCDELNKQQSFRPSAQQAQQQAKRVQHQRKQQKNRRMTYDHTQHKETTEAPLQTVRTVAPCESVHNSDASASVQVPAQVLCKDTSPQVECGFGSKKQQEMIPQLPASKMQAPVHHPGKGMVREEILHSKEAETHRKTKIHKPPSQKFHRVLSPVKEESTDSTCQATDETHDIAQLNTTTEQGIAEEPAAMPTKPPDHSRQMSSQPKAQDNNEENALHEHCLNRDNTTYIDGDYIYIFSAKSKSGRVIASKMRLSQKLGEEIKAQLGDDDKSSVATVQESPQQQGGTVMEENTTKKHNEPHQTPQPNKADNGSTCIQKVKMKTPASQVPVVEGLPRAAAHNPTTDTSIRLQHELKVPLPQDTAVRPKTKCTLNAFNQNQPKNTGNVTMRDEEMNEKNGQVEKEKQEHAISSAVNPAAEGRWHPFTVNQSCSSKARCRHNPGTGLLPNVQNCKSHLCPPQV, encoded by the exons ATGGGTGGTTTACTGTCAAAAGGAGCAGCGGCTAAAAAGGAGACTGACTTTAACAATGGCAAAGCAAATGATTTGACTGGAAACCCCAATAACACTGCCAACACTAGTCAAGGACTAGGCCCTACTCAACTTACTAGTCATCAACTGGAACCCAGCAATGGTAATGAAGCAATGCTCACAAGGATGCACCAAGTTCCTGCTGTTGATGCCTCTCAAAACAGAGAACAAAGCATCCACAAGGAGGTGAACATTTCACAGGATGCTGACCCAGTAAAACATATCCCATATCTTCCCTCAGCTGTAAGAGTGACTCAACACAACATGTCTCTTGCAAAACCTAAGGATAACAAGACCAGTACTCCAAAACCAATGCTCCAACAGGCTACACCTGCAAGACCAACTGCTGAGCCATGTGATGGTGTGAAAGGAACTGCAGGGAAAGCGGACAATCTGAAGTCAGACATCTTACAGAGACTTCAGGATGTATGTGATGAATTAAACAAGCAGCAGTCCTTCAGACCTTCAGCACAACAAGCGCAGCAACAGGCAAAACGTGTGCAGCACCAGAGAaagcaacagaaaaacagacgGATGACGTATGACCATACTCAACATAAGGAAACTACGGAGGCACCACTACAGACAGTAAGGACTGTTGCACCCTGTGAGTCTGTCCATAATTCAGACGCATCTGCCTCAGTCCAAGTACCGGCACAGGTGCTCTGCAAAGACACCTCACCTCAGGTAGAATGCGG CTTTGGGAGTAAAAAGCAGCAAGAGATGATCCCTCAACTTCCTGCCTCTAAAATGCAAGCACCTGTGCATCATCCAGGCAAGGGAATGGTCAGAGAAGAAATCCTGCACAGCAAAGAAGCGGAGACACACAGGAAAACAAAGATCCACAAGCCACCAAGTCAAAAATTCCATCGTGTTCTCTCTCCTGTGAAGGAAGAGAGCACCGACTCGACCTGCCAGGCAACAGACGAGACCCACGATATTGCACAGCTAAACACAACCACAGAACAGGGTATTGCTGAAGAGCCTGCCGCCATGCCTACTAAGCCACCCGACCATTCAAGACAAATGTCAAGTCAGCCAAAGGCTCAGGACAACAATGAGGAAAATGCACTACACGAACACTGCTTGAACCGCGACAATACCACCTACATAGATGgggactatatatatatcttcagTGCCAAATCAAAAAGCGGCCGTGTTATAGCTTCCAAAATGAGGCTAAGTCAGAAACTAGGAGAGGAAATAAAGGCTCAGCTAGGAGATGACGATAAGAGCTCTGTCGCCACTGTGCAAGAGAGTCCACAGCAGCAAGGTGGCACTGTCATGGAAGAAAACACAACCAAGAAACACAATGAGCCACACCAAACACCTCAACCCAACAAAGCTGACAACGGGAGCACTTGCATACAGAAAGTCAAGATGAAAACGCCGGCATCACAGGTCCCAGTAGTTGAAGGGTTACCTAGAGCTGCCGCTCATAACCCAACAACAGACACAAGCATCAGACTCCAGCATGAACTTAAGGTTCCCCTACCTCAAGATACTGCTGTTAGGCCAAAGACAAAATGCACACTCAATGCATTCAATCAAAACCAACCTAAGAATACAGGAAATGTCACGAtgagagatgaagagatgaatGAGAAGAATGGTCAGgttgaaaaggaaaaacaggAGCATGCCATCAGCTCTGCAGTAAATCCTGCTGCTGAGGGTCGCTGGCACCCGTTTACAGTGAATCAGTCCTGCTCCAGCAAAGCGCGCTGTCGACATAACCCGGGGACAGGTTTGCTACCAAACGTCCAAAACTG TAAGTCACATCTTTGCCCACCACAGGTTTAA
- the LOC119490792 gene encoding uncharacterized protein LOC119490792 isoform X1: protein MGGLLSKGAAAKKETDFNNGKANDLTGNPNNTANTSQGLGPTQLTSHQLEPSNGNEAMLTRMHQVPAVDASQNREQSIHKEVNISQDADPVKHIPYLPSAVRVTQHNMSLAKPKDNKTSTPKPMLQQATPARPTAEPCDGVKGTAGKADNLKSDILQRLQDVCDELNKQQSFRPSAQQAQQQAKRVQHQRKQQKNRRMTYDHTQHKETTEAPLQTVRTVAPCESVHNSDASASVQVPAQVLCKDTSPQVECGFGSKKQQEMIPQLPASKMQAPVHHPGKGMVREEILHSKEAETHRKTKIHKPPSQKFHRVLSPVKEESTDSTCQATDETHDIAQLNTTTEQGIAEEPAAMPTKPPDHSRQMSSQPKAQDNNEENALHEHCLNRDNTTYIDGDYIYIFSAKSKSGRVIASKMRLSQKLGEEIKAQLGDDDKSSVATVQESPQQQGGTVMEENTTKKHNEPHQTPQPNKADNGSTCIQKVKMKTPASQVPVVEGLPRAAAHNPTTDTSIRLQHELKVPLPQDTAVRPKTKCTLNAFNQNQPKNTGNVTMRDEEMNEKNGQVEKEKQEHAISSAVNPAAEGRWHPFTVNQSCSSKARCRHNPGTGLLPNVQNWFKDCPHHLCGDQSKTRRLHSSERDRGGKRFSSIRHGRLKDQCVGFGSI from the exons ATGGGTGGTTTACTGTCAAAAGGAGCAGCGGCTAAAAAGGAGACTGACTTTAACAATGGCAAAGCAAATGATTTGACTGGAAACCCCAATAACACTGCCAACACTAGTCAAGGACTAGGCCCTACTCAACTTACTAGTCATCAACTGGAACCCAGCAATGGTAATGAAGCAATGCTCACAAGGATGCACCAAGTTCCTGCTGTTGATGCCTCTCAAAACAGAGAACAAAGCATCCACAAGGAGGTGAACATTTCACAGGATGCTGACCCAGTAAAACATATCCCATATCTTCCCTCAGCTGTAAGAGTGACTCAACACAACATGTCTCTTGCAAAACCTAAGGATAACAAGACCAGTACTCCAAAACCAATGCTCCAACAGGCTACACCTGCAAGACCAACTGCTGAGCCATGTGATGGTGTGAAAGGAACTGCAGGGAAAGCGGACAATCTGAAGTCAGACATCTTACAGAGACTTCAGGATGTATGTGATGAATTAAACAAGCAGCAGTCCTTCAGACCTTCAGCACAACAAGCGCAGCAACAGGCAAAACGTGTGCAGCACCAGAGAaagcaacagaaaaacagacgGATGACGTATGACCATACTCAACATAAGGAAACTACGGAGGCACCACTACAGACAGTAAGGACTGTTGCACCCTGTGAGTCTGTCCATAATTCAGACGCATCTGCCTCAGTCCAAGTACCGGCACAGGTGCTCTGCAAAGACACCTCACCTCAGGTAGAATGCGG CTTTGGGAGTAAAAAGCAGCAAGAGATGATCCCTCAACTTCCTGCCTCTAAAATGCAAGCACCTGTGCATCATCCAGGCAAGGGAATGGTCAGAGAAGAAATCCTGCACAGCAAAGAAGCGGAGACACACAGGAAAACAAAGATCCACAAGCCACCAAGTCAAAAATTCCATCGTGTTCTCTCTCCTGTGAAGGAAGAGAGCACCGACTCGACCTGCCAGGCAACAGACGAGACCCACGATATTGCACAGCTAAACACAACCACAGAACAGGGTATTGCTGAAGAGCCTGCCGCCATGCCTACTAAGCCACCCGACCATTCAAGACAAATGTCAAGTCAGCCAAAGGCTCAGGACAACAATGAGGAAAATGCACTACACGAACACTGCTTGAACCGCGACAATACCACCTACATAGATGgggactatatatatatcttcagTGCCAAATCAAAAAGCGGCCGTGTTATAGCTTCCAAAATGAGGCTAAGTCAGAAACTAGGAGAGGAAATAAAGGCTCAGCTAGGAGATGACGATAAGAGCTCTGTCGCCACTGTGCAAGAGAGTCCACAGCAGCAAGGTGGCACTGTCATGGAAGAAAACACAACCAAGAAACACAATGAGCCACACCAAACACCTCAACCCAACAAAGCTGACAACGGGAGCACTTGCATACAGAAAGTCAAGATGAAAACGCCGGCATCACAGGTCCCAGTAGTTGAAGGGTTACCTAGAGCTGCCGCTCATAACCCAACAACAGACACAAGCATCAGACTCCAGCATGAACTTAAGGTTCCCCTACCTCAAGATACTGCTGTTAGGCCAAAGACAAAATGCACACTCAATGCATTCAATCAAAACCAACCTAAGAATACAGGAAATGTCACGAtgagagatgaagagatgaatGAGAAGAATGGTCAGgttgaaaaggaaaaacaggAGCATGCCATCAGCTCTGCAGTAAATCCTGCTGCTGAGGGTCGCTGGCACCCGTTTACAGTGAATCAGTCCTGCTCCAGCAAAGCGCGCTGTCGACATAACCCGGGGACAGGTTTGCTACCAAACGTCCAAAACTG GTTTAAAGATTGCCCACACCACCTGTGTGGTGACCAGAGTAAGACTCGCAGATTGCACAGCtccgagagagacagaggagggaaaagATTCTCATCAATAAGACATGGTaggttaaaggaccagtgtgtaggatttggctccatctag